The nucleotide sequence GCTGTGCCTGAATGCCCAGGCGGCGCCGGTGGATGTAGCCAGCCTGGACCGTGGCACCTGGCCGGAAAAACTCAGCAGCCCGGCGCTGTTCGATGTGGCCTCGCGTGCGGAAATCCTGATGTTCGCCCACAGCCTGCTGGCCAGTGAATCCCAGGATGAAACCGCACTCAAGCAGCGCCTGGGCTTGAAGATCATCAACCTGGCGGCCATCGACGACCTGCGCCGCGAGCTGTGGCAGCGCCTGCTGGAGAACTACACGTTCGCCCAGCAGAGCTGCGAAGTCGACGCCTCGTTCTGCTACCTGGTAGAGAGCATGGACGACCTGCGGGAGCAGGCCGGCAAGCTGGCGATCAGCGAAGACTCTTTCTATATAGGCTGGGCTGCACCCAGCCATGCCTTCCATGAGCGTTATCTGGACGAACTGCTGCGCAAGGCCGCGCTGTTTCCGCAGATCAGCAGCGAAGTCGCGCGCTTTGGCGACCATGAACGCAACGGCGACGAGTTCAACGACCGCCTGTTCCTGCTGACCTTCGACGGCGGTCCGGCACCGGTCAGCGGCAATACCGACTGGCTCGCCGACTACCTGCGCAAGCAGAAGATGAACGCCACCTTCTTTGTCCTCGGCAGCAGCCTGCAAAACCGCGTGGAGCGCAGTTCCGCCGCGCAGGTGGAGGCGTTGTACCAAGGCCAGTGCGTCGGCACCCAGGGCTGGCAATACCGTTCCCACAGCCATTGGGTGGACTGGCAAGGCTCCATCACCCGCAGCGCGCAGTTGGTGCAGAACCTGATGCCGGAAAACTACGTGCCGCTGTTCCGCCCGCCTTACGGACAGCGGCGCGCGGACAGCCAGGGGTTCTTCCAGTCCCAGGGCTTGCAGGTGGCGTTATGGGACATCGATTCCCAGGACGAGCCGGGCAAGCTCAAGGCCGATGAGTCGGCGCAACGGGTGCTGACGTTGATGCTGTTGTGGCGCAAAGGCGTGATTGTGTTTCACGACACCCAGGACAAGGCGCGGGTAGCACTGCCGATGTTGCTGCAGGCAACGGCGCAGAGTGGGCTGGGTTGGCAGGACTGCCGGGAGGCGTTTCGTTAAAAGGATGAAGTGCCCGGCCCTGTTGGGTGCGAGGCATTTTTACGCTGATTTTGTGCGACATTTCGATGCAGGCGGACTTCCGACTTTAACGGTGCATGGGGCACTCGGCTAGTGCTATTCGTCATCCTGAAAAATAAACTTCAAAAAAGCGTCAAAGTACTTTTTCCTGTCATGGGTTTTGCGGTATTACGAAGTCAGATCGCCGAAACCTGCAACACAGGTGGCGTCTTCCAAGACTCCTCATGTGGGCACTGCGCTTGACGTCACTCAGGTGCAGTCGGTGGTCGAATCGAGGCGCAGCACTGTTGTGGTATTGCGTCGACTGGCTCCCACAAAGGTGACCGAGTATGGATGATCATGGACGTAACCCTTCTTCCGACCAGCCAATCCTTTATGTGCTTGATACCAATGTACTGATCCACGATCCAAACGCACTGCTTAACTTCGAAGAACACCACGTCGCCATCCCGATGATCGTGCTTGAGGAGCTCGACAAACTCAAAAGCGGGCACCACAGCGTGGCTGCCGAATGCCGCCAGGCCATCCGCCTGATCGACAAGACCCTGGGCGAAGCGTCACCCGAGGACGTTGAGGTCGGCGTGCCGATCCAGCGCGGCAAAAGCGGGCCCAAGGGCTTGCTGTCGATCCTGATGAGCAAGCGCAGCGAGCCCAACAGCCTGCTGCCCGAAAACCTGAACGACAACAAAATCATCAACCAATTGATCGACCTGCACGCTCGCGACAAGGACCTGCGCGTGGTGCTGGTGACCAAAGACATCAATATGCGCCTCAAGGCACGAGCGTGTGGGATCGCTGCCGAGGACTACAGTACCGACCAACTGGTCGACGACGTGTCGATGCTGTCCCGTGGTTATCACATGATGACCGGCTCGTTCTGGGACCGTGTCAGCAAGGTCGAAACCCGTCAGGACCATGGCCGTACCTGGCACCAGGTACAACTGATCGACAATCTGCCGGCCGTGCATATCAATGAATTCATCGTCGACGAACAGGGCTTCGTGGGCTGGATCAAAGAGATCCAGGTCGACAAGCTGCTGATCCTCGACCTGCATCAGGAACCCCTGTTGCACCAGGAAGCCTGGGGCCTGAAACCGCGTGACATCTACCAGAGCCTGGCGCTGTATGCGCTGCTCGACCCGGACATCCACCTGGTCAACCTGACGGGCGCTGCCGGTTCCGGTAAAACCATCCTTGCCCTGGCTGCCGCCATCGAGCAGACCATGGTGACCAAGCGCTATCGCCGCATCATCGCCACCCGCTCCGTGCAGGGCCTGGACCAGGAAATCGGCTTTTTGCCCGGTACCGAGGCGGAAAAAATGGAGCCGTGGCTGGGGGCGATCACCGACAACCTCGAAGCCTTGCACATGGATGACGAAAACACCCATGGCAGCGTCGACTACATCCTCAGCAAAGTGCCGTTGCAGTTCAAATCCCTCAACTACATCCGAGGTCGCAGCTTCCAGCAGAGCCTGATTTTGATCGATGAATGCCAGAACCTGACCCCGCACCAGATGAAAACCATCATCACCCGTGCCGGCGCCGGTTCCAAAGTGGTGTGCCTGGGCAACCTGGCACAGATCGACACCCCTTACCTGTCCGCGACCAGCTCCGGGCTGACCTACCTGACGGAACGCTTCAAGGACTTCCCGAACGGCGTGCATATCGCGCTGCAAGGGGTTCCTCGCTCGATTCTGGCTGAATACGCAGAGTCGCACCTGTAACCGTTGGAGCGGCGGTGCGTCGCACCGCTGCTCCCACATTTATTGTGTGTTGGGTTTACAATCGCCGCTCCTGATCAGGAGTATCCCTGTGCTGACTCATCTCGATTCCCAAGGTCGCGCCCATATGGTCGACGTCACCGACAAGTCCGTGACGTTCCGGGAGGCGGTGGCCGAAGCGCGGGTGCGCATGCTGCCCGAGACCCTGCAAATGATTGTCGACGGCGCCCATCCCAAGGGCGACGTGTTTGCCGTGGCCCGCATCGCCGGGATCCAGGCGGCGAAAAAAACCAGTGATTTGATCCCCCTGTGTCACCCGCTGATGTTGACCGGTGTCAAGGTCGAACTGAGTGCCGATGGCGCAGACTCGGTGCACATCGTCGCACGCTGCAAGCTGTCCGGGCAGACCGGCGTAGAGATGGAAGCGTTGACGGCGGCCAGCGTCGCGGCGCTGACGATCTACGACATGTGCAAGGCCGTGGATCGCGGCATGACCATCGAAAACATTCGCCTGCTGGAAAAGCTTGGCGGTAAGAGCGGGCATTTCAAGGCGGATGGACAATGAGCATCAACGTACTGTTTTTCGCGCGTTACAGCGAAAAAATAGGCCTGGATTCACTTGAGATGGAAGGCGACTTCGCCACGGTCGATGCCGTGCGCCAGGCGCTGGCCGCTGATCCGGGCTTTGAAGTGCTCAACGAAACCAGCTTGATGTGTGCTCGCAACCAGGAGTTGTGCGCTCTCGACGAGCCGTTGCAGGCCGGTGATGAAGTCGCGTTCTTCCCGCCCGTGACCGGAGGCTGAACATGGCCATTCGTGTACAGGTCGAACCGTTTGACCCCGGTGCCGAGGTCAACGCGATGCACGCGGCGAATGTGGGCGTGGGCGCGGTGGTGAGTTTTGTCGGCTATGTGCGCGACTTCAACGAGGGGCGCGAGGTGTCTGGCATGTTCCTCGAACACTATCCGGGCATGACTGAAAAAGCCTTGGCCAAGATCGCCGTCGAAGCCGAGCAACGCTGGCCGCTGCTCAAGCTCGAAGTGCTGCATCGTATCGGTGCGCTGGAGCCTGGCGAGCCGATAGTGTTCGTGGCCGCCGCCAGTGCCCATCGCCAGGCCGCGTTCGATGCCTGTGCGTTTGTGATGGATTACCTGAAAACCCGTGCGCCGTTCTGGAAGAAGGAAAATACCAGCGAAGGCGCGCGCTGGGTGGAAGGGCGAGACAGCGACCACGCTGCAGCGGATCGCTGGAAATAGCCAGCCGAACACAGAACCAAATGTGGGAGGGGGCTTGCATCCCGATGGCAGGGTGTCAGTCACTTTATCTGTGACTGACCCACTGCTATCGGGAGCAAGCCCCCTCCCACATTTTTTATCGCATTTCAGCTTACGGGCGTTTGCGTTCTACAGCCCGCAGCAAGTGCGTCGGCGGTGTCTCGCAACTGATCTTGCGCCCCAGCAACGTCTCGATCGACGGCAGCTGATACGAGTCATCCTCCCCGGCAAAGCTGATCGACACGCCCGCAGCCCCCGCCCGGCCGGTACGGCCGATGCGGTGCACGTAGTCGTCCGGCACTTCCGGCAGGGTGAAGTTGATCACGTGGCTGATGCCGTCGATGTGAATCCCGCGCCCGGCCACGTCGGTGGCCACCAGCACGCGGATCTTGCCTTCGCGGAAGCCTTCCAGGGTCTTGATGCGCTTGTGTTGCGGCACATCGCCGGACAGCTGCGCGGCATTCACGCCATCGCGCACCAGGCGTTCTTCGATGCGGCGCACTTCGTCCTTGCGGTTGGCGAACACCATCACGCGTTCCCAGCCGTTGTCGTTGACCAGGTTGTAGAGCAGCTTGTACTTGTCGGCACCGGCCACGGCATAGATGTGCTGTTCGACGTTTTCGCTGGCGACGTTCAGCGCTTCGATCTCGACGATCGACGGCTCGGTCGTCCACTGCTTGGCGAGGTTCATCACGTCTTCGGTAAAGGTCGCGGAGAACAGCAGGGTCTGACGCTCGGCCTTTGGCGGGGTCTGGCGAATGATCTGACGCACTTGTGGGATGAAACCCATGTCGAGCATGCGGTCGGCTTCGTCCAGCACCATCACTTCGACCATGTCCAGGTGCACGTCGCCGCGCTGGTTGAAGTCCAGCAGGCGGCCGGGGGTCGCCACCAGGATGTCGCAGTGGCGGGCTTCGAGGTGCTTGAGCTGCTTGTCGAAGTCCATGCCGCCGACGAACGTCATGACGTTGAGACCGGTGTACTTGGTCAGGTCGGCGGCGTCCTTGGCGATCTGCACCACCAGTTCACGGGTAGGCGCGATGATCAGCGCACGCGGTTCACCCATGTAGCGTTCTTTCGGCGGCGGCGTTTGCAGCAGCTGGGTGATGATCGAGATCAGGAACGCGGCGGTCTTGCCGGTACCGGTCTGGGCACGGCCGATGGCATCTTTGCCGGCGAGGGTGAAGCCCAGGACCTGCGCCTGGATCGGCGTGCAGTACGGGAAACCCAGGTCCTGGATGGCGTGCATCAGTTCCGGGGCGAGTTTGAAATCGTGGAAGCGGGTCTTGCCTTCCTGGGGCTCGACGACGAAGTCTTCGAGTTTCCACGGGATCACCGGCGGTTTGGGCGCGCGTTCCCGGCGAGGCTTGGGGGCGGGTGCGGCTTGCGTCTCGAGTTTTGCCTGTTCGGGCGGTGTCACCGTCGGCGTCTTCGGCTGGGCGACAGGTGCAGTCCGGCCTGGCTGTTGACCGTCATTGCGGCTGCCGGAGGTGGGGACAGGAGCACTGGGAACAGGCGCGAGCGGCTCAGCCTCGCTTTTGCCGAACATCTTCTTGAGTGCTTTGAGCACGGTGATCTCATTAATTGGTTAAGGAATGTACGCCGGCCAGTGTAATGCAAGAATCGGGCGCGGCGTAGTGCGTCTGTCATACGGCTACATAAACGTGGGGTTCAGCCCAGGCGAGCGGTCAACCAAGTCCCTATATCGTGTATCTCCTGGGGTAACACTTCGTGGCCCATTGGGTATTCCTGCCATGTCACGGTGACACCACGGGTTTTCAGATGCTCGTAGGCGCTGCGGCCCATGGCGTTCTGTACCACCTCGTCGTACTGGCCGTGCAGGCATAGCGTTGGAATGCGTTGTTGGCTGGCCGACAATTCAAGCTCATCGCTGAAGGTGGGCGCGTAGGTGGAGAGGGCGATGACGCCGCCCAATGGCCCCTCCCAATTCAGGAACGCGGTGTGGAATACCACGGCGCCACCTTGGGAAAAGCCCGCGAGGAAAATCCGCGAAGCGTCTATTCCGGTTCTCTTCTGTGCTTCGATCAGATCGGTCAGCATTTTTGCCGACACCTCCAGCTCTTCCAGGCTGATCGAGCGGGCCGGGCTCATGGCCTTGATGTCGTACCAACTGGGCATCTCGTAGCCACCATTGATCGTCACCGGACGGGTCGGTGCCTGGGGCAATACAAAGCGGGTGGACAGCAAGCTTTCCTGCAGCGCCTCGGCCACCGGCAGGAAGTCGTAGCGATCGGCACCCAGGCCATGCAACCAGATTACGCAGGCGTCTGCGGGCTTGGCGGGCTGAAGAATCAAGGGTTCGGTCATGTCTGCTCCATATATGTGCGCGCGCTCCGATTGGGTGCGTCGTAACGGTGCGCGACAGGTTGATCTGTTAAGAGAATGTCGCAAGGTTGAATCTTTTTCCATTGACGAGGGGCTGAAACGACTCAGCCGCCACTCTGGTACGCGCCTTGCTATGTGTAGGTCGATGTCAGAACTTTCCTGGGACGGTAACACTATCAGTGACTGCCGCTTTCAGGATAGCCGCTGGAATTACCGCGAAAGCCTCATGCCGCTTGACCCTAAAAAAAGCCAACACGGGTCGATATCGCCTCATAAGGGTGCGCTGAGGTTGGAGCTTCGACACAACAAGAGCAACTGGAGGTTTGAATGAAGGTATTGAAATCCACCCTGGCCATCGTTAGCGCGGCGGCTGTACTGGGTGTCAGTGGTTTCGCCCAGGCTGGCGCCACTCTGGACGCCGTGCAGAAGAAAGGCTTTGTGCAATGTGGCGTGAGTGACGGCTTGCCGGGCTTCTCGGTACCGGATGCCAGCGGCAAGATCCTCGGGATCGATGCTGACGTTTGCCGCGCCGTGGCCGCTGCCGTTTTCGGCGACGCCACCAAGGTCAAATTCAGCCAGTTGAACGCCAAGGAGCGTTTCACCGCGCTTCAATCCGGCGAAGTCGACATCCTGTCGCGCAACACCACCATGACCAGCTCCCGCGATGCGGGCATGGGCCTGAAATTCCCGGGCTTCATCACTTACTACGACGGCATCGGCTTCCTGGTTAACAACAAGCTGGGTGTCAAAAGTGCCAAGGAACTGGACGGTGCAACCATCTGCATCCAGGCCGGTACCACCACTGAGCTGAACGTTTCCGACTACTTCCGTGGCAACAACCTCAAATACACCCCGATCACCTTCGACACCTCCGATGAAAGCGCCAAGTCGCTGGAATCCGGTCGTTGCGACGTACTGAC is from Pseudomonas marginalis and encodes:
- a CDS encoding polysaccharide deacetylase family protein, translated to MRIALLLSACLLCLNAQAAPVDVASLDRGTWPEKLSSPALFDVASRAEILMFAHSLLASESQDETALKQRLGLKIINLAAIDDLRRELWQRLLENYTFAQQSCEVDASFCYLVESMDDLREQAGKLAISEDSFYIGWAAPSHAFHERYLDELLRKAALFPQISSEVARFGDHERNGDEFNDRLFLLTFDGGPAPVSGNTDWLADYLRKQKMNATFFVLGSSLQNRVERSSAAQVEALYQGQCVGTQGWQYRSHSHWVDWQGSITRSAQLVQNLMPENYVPLFRPPYGQRRADSQGFFQSQGLQVALWDIDSQDEPGKLKADESAQRVLTLMLLWRKGVIVFHDTQDKARVALPMLLQATAQSGLGWQDCREAFR
- a CDS encoding PhoH family protein → MDDHGRNPSSDQPILYVLDTNVLIHDPNALLNFEEHHVAIPMIVLEELDKLKSGHHSVAAECRQAIRLIDKTLGEASPEDVEVGVPIQRGKSGPKGLLSILMSKRSEPNSLLPENLNDNKIINQLIDLHARDKDLRVVLVTKDINMRLKARACGIAAEDYSTDQLVDDVSMLSRGYHMMTGSFWDRVSKVETRQDHGRTWHQVQLIDNLPAVHINEFIVDEQGFVGWIKEIQVDKLLILDLHQEPLLHQEAWGLKPRDIYQSLALYALLDPDIHLVNLTGAAGSGKTILALAAAIEQTMVTKRYRRIIATRSVQGLDQEIGFLPGTEAEKMEPWLGAITDNLEALHMDDENTHGSVDYILSKVPLQFKSLNYIRGRSFQQSLILIDECQNLTPHQMKTIITRAGAGSKVVCLGNLAQIDTPYLSATSSGLTYLTERFKDFPNGVHIALQGVPRSILAEYAESHL
- the moaC gene encoding cyclic pyranopterin monophosphate synthase MoaC, with protein sequence MLTHLDSQGRAHMVDVTDKSVTFREAVAEARVRMLPETLQMIVDGAHPKGDVFAVARIAGIQAAKKTSDLIPLCHPLMLTGVKVELSADGADSVHIVARCKLSGQTGVEMEALTAASVAALTIYDMCKAVDRGMTIENIRLLEKLGGKSGHFKADGQ
- the moaD gene encoding molybdopterin converting factor subunit 1, with the protein product MSINVLFFARYSEKIGLDSLEMEGDFATVDAVRQALAADPGFEVLNETSLMCARNQELCALDEPLQAGDEVAFFPPVTGG
- the moaE gene encoding molybdopterin synthase catalytic subunit MoaE, with translation MAIRVQVEPFDPGAEVNAMHAANVGVGAVVSFVGYVRDFNEGREVSGMFLEHYPGMTEKALAKIAVEAEQRWPLLKLEVLHRIGALEPGEPIVFVAAASAHRQAAFDACAFVMDYLKTRAPFWKKENTSEGARWVEGRDSDHAAADRWK
- the rhlB gene encoding ATP-dependent RNA helicase RhlB, whose product is MTVLKALKKMFGKSEAEPLAPVPSAPVPTSGSRNDGQQPGRTAPVAQPKTPTVTPPEQAKLETQAAPAPKPRRERAPKPPVIPWKLEDFVVEPQEGKTRFHDFKLAPELMHAIQDLGFPYCTPIQAQVLGFTLAGKDAIGRAQTGTGKTAAFLISIITQLLQTPPPKERYMGEPRALIIAPTRELVVQIAKDAADLTKYTGLNVMTFVGGMDFDKQLKHLEARHCDILVATPGRLLDFNQRGDVHLDMVEVMVLDEADRMLDMGFIPQVRQIIRQTPPKAERQTLLFSATFTEDVMNLAKQWTTEPSIVEIEALNVASENVEQHIYAVAGADKYKLLYNLVNDNGWERVMVFANRKDEVRRIEERLVRDGVNAAQLSGDVPQHKRIKTLEGFREGKIRVLVATDVAGRGIHIDGISHVINFTLPEVPDDYVHRIGRTGRAGAAGVSISFAGEDDSYQLPSIETLLGRKISCETPPTHLLRAVERKRP
- a CDS encoding alpha/beta hydrolase gives rise to the protein MTEPLILQPAKPADACVIWLHGLGADRYDFLPVAEALQESLLSTRFVLPQAPTRPVTINGGYEMPSWYDIKAMSPARSISLEELEVSAKMLTDLIEAQKRTGIDASRIFLAGFSQGGAVVFHTAFLNWEGPLGGVIALSTYAPTFSDELELSASQQRIPTLCLHGQYDEVVQNAMGRSAYEHLKTRGVTVTWQEYPMGHEVLPQEIHDIGTWLTARLG
- a CDS encoding amino acid ABC transporter substrate-binding protein, translating into MKVLKSTLAIVSAAAVLGVSGFAQAGATLDAVQKKGFVQCGVSDGLPGFSVPDASGKILGIDADVCRAVAAAVFGDATKVKFSQLNAKERFTALQSGEVDILSRNTTMTSSRDAGMGLKFPGFITYYDGIGFLVNNKLGVKSAKELDGATICIQAGTTTELNVSDYFRGNNLKYTPITFDTSDESAKSLESGRCDVLTSDKSQLFAQRSKLAAPKDYVVLPETISKEPLGPVVRNGDDEWLAIVRWVGYAMLNAEEAGITSKNVEAEAKSTKNPDVARLLGADGEYGKDLKVKKDWVVQIVKQVGNYGEVFERNLGKSTPLEIDRGLNALWNAGGIQYAPPVR